In Candidatus Defluviilinea proxima, a single genomic region encodes these proteins:
- a CDS encoding circularly permuted type 2 ATP-grasp protein, giving the protein MFSSPGKPRPHYRVLRDHLQTMTAEMFAERRRVADAAFLYQGITFTVYGQEQGIERIFPFDLVPRIIPRAEWSHIEQGVAQRVQALNLFLHDIYHDQRILREKLIPPELVFSSRHFRREMMGLNVPKDRYVHVVGTDIVRSDDGQYYVLEDNLRSPSGVSYMLENRQVMKRTFADLFGRYDVQPIEHYPQELLNTLRSVAPHEYSDATVVLLTPGIFNSAYFEHTFLARQMGIEIVEGRDLVAHQNKIYMRTTRGLKLVDVIYRRVDDDYLDPLNFRQDSALGVAGLLNAYRAGNVTIANAIGTGVADDKAVYAFTPQMIKFYLGQEPILNNVPTYLGWREKECDHILNNLDKLVVKAVNESGGYGMLVGPHASRDDREKFKEQVRASPRNYIAQPTLALSRHPTLLEDGLSGCHVDLRPYILYGDDVVVVPGGLTRVALRKGSLVVNSSQGGGSKDTWVLRD; this is encoded by the coding sequence ATGTTTTCATCGCCAGGCAAACCGCGCCCGCATTACAGGGTTTTACGTGACCATCTACAAACTATGACGGCAGAGATGTTTGCCGAGCGCCGCCGTGTCGCTGACGCGGCGTTTTTGTATCAAGGCATCACATTCACGGTCTATGGCCAGGAACAAGGTATCGAGCGGATTTTTCCTTTTGACTTAGTTCCGCGCATCATTCCTCGTGCAGAGTGGAGCCATATTGAGCAGGGGGTTGCCCAGCGCGTACAGGCGCTCAATCTTTTCCTTCACGATATTTATCACGATCAACGCATCTTGCGCGAAAAATTGATTCCTCCTGAACTTGTATTTAGTTCACGCCATTTCCGCCGCGAGATGATGGGACTCAATGTGCCGAAGGATCGTTATGTCCATGTAGTAGGCACAGACATTGTGCGTAGTGACGATGGTCAGTACTACGTTCTGGAGGATAACCTGCGTTCGCCATCTGGGGTGAGTTATATGTTGGAGAACCGGCAGGTCATGAAGCGGACATTTGCCGATTTGTTTGGGCGTTATGATGTACAACCTATCGAGCATTATCCGCAGGAATTGTTGAATACACTTCGGTCTGTCGCACCGCATGAATATTCGGACGCAACTGTTGTTTTGCTTACCCCCGGCATCTTCAACTCTGCTTATTTCGAGCACACCTTCCTTGCCCGCCAGATGGGCATTGAGATCGTGGAGGGGCGTGACTTGGTGGCACACCAAAATAAGATATACATGCGCACTACGCGCGGACTAAAACTTGTAGATGTGATCTATCGCCGCGTCGATGATGACTATCTTGATCCATTGAACTTTCGGCAGGACAGTGCACTTGGTGTAGCAGGTTTGCTCAATGCCTATCGCGCTGGGAACGTCACGATCGCGAATGCGATTGGTACTGGCGTTGCGGATGATAAAGCGGTATATGCCTTCACGCCCCAGATGATCAAATTCTATTTGGGGCAAGAACCTATCCTGAATAATGTCCCCACGTATCTTGGCTGGCGTGAAAAGGAATGCGACCATATCTTGAATAATCTTGACAAGTTGGTGGTCAAGGCGGTTAATGAAAGCGGTGGATATGGTATGTTAGTGGGGCCTCATGCCAGTAGGGATGATCGAGAGAAGTTCAAAGAACAAGTTCGTGCAAGCCCACGAAATTATATTGCCCAGCCCACTCTGGCATTGAGCCGTCATCCAACTCTGCTGGAAGATGGTTTGTCTGGCTGTCATGTGGACCTGCGGCCTTACATCCTTTATGGGGATGATGTGGTGGTCGTGCCGGGCGGACTCACCCGTGTGGCACTCCGTAAAGGTTCGTTGGTAGTAAATTCCTCACAGGGTGGCGGAAGTAAAGATACTTGGGTATTGAGGGATTGA
- a CDS encoding alpha-amylase, which yields MSAHRTQPVPASDLYALSLIDEAMRVLVKRFAPSAVFANAVTAADQNIGAEQVNVTEKKFVAEYPPEDVYHGEAKVEEYLAKLTDSRVKTIEELIYVFTHNVNPAISPLLDLVDDEPLEPTAYKNLIASLNSFFAQAAKETPNAESGGASLFDILRAPAEASPNSLEGQLQFILAKWGSLLGDAFVARIIRGIDFLREEVIHQHLAHGDFKPDIPLQSFSGGEYAEYERYSPDKEWMPRLVLIAKNSYVWLEQLSRKYGSWIKTLNQIPDEELDLLRDRGFTGLWLIGLWERSRASQKIKQRMGDADAVASAYSLHSYDIADDLGGWSALENLRTRAWQRGIRLSADMVPNHMGIDSQWVVEHPDWFLSLPYTPYPSYSFRSENLSDDIRVGIYLEDHYYDKTDASVVFQRRDHHTGDIRYVYHGNDGTSFPWNDTAQLDYSQAQVREAVIQTILHVARNFPVIRFDAAMTLAKKHIQRLWFPEPGAGGAIPSRSEHGMTRSEFDAAIPEEFWREVVDRVAKEVPDTLLLAEAFWLLEGYFVRTLGMHRVYNSAFMHMLRDEDNAKYRMAIKNTLEFDPQILKRYVNFMNNPDEKTAIEQYGDGDKYFGVATVLATLPGLPMFGHGQVEGFREKYGMEFRKPKMDEQPNDGLIAGHDWKIFPLLHRRHLFADVEQFFLYDLYAPNGHVDENVFAYSNVHNDERGLVLYHNRFADTKGWIKTSAAYLDKATGDLRQKSLAEALSLPFEGYVIFKDYVTRLEYIRSCEELWQKGLYVELHAYRHHVFMDWQFVDDSNWGLVNNKLNGLGVESMSAKWNEMFGVKEEVVLEEAKVKKPRKNAVGNKEEKGKKKVATKAKPVAKPAVKKTPTKKKPMAKAGKAVAKTTFKKSTTVKAKAKPKVVAKKDVKKKAGK from the coding sequence ATGTCCGCGCATCGGACCCAGCCGGTACCTGCTTCTGACCTATATGCCTTATCCTTAATTGACGAAGCCATGCGCGTACTGGTGAAACGTTTTGCTCCATCCGCTGTGTTTGCAAATGCGGTAACGGCCGCAGACCAAAATATTGGGGCCGAGCAAGTAAATGTAACCGAAAAGAAGTTCGTTGCTGAGTATCCGCCTGAGGATGTGTATCACGGGGAAGCAAAGGTTGAAGAATATCTTGCAAAATTGACCGATAGTCGTGTGAAAACAATCGAAGAGTTGATCTATGTGTTCACTCATAACGTGAATCCAGCGATCAGCCCTTTGCTTGACCTTGTTGATGATGAACCTTTGGAGCCGACGGCATATAAAAACCTGATCGCCTCTTTAAATTCCTTCTTTGCACAAGCCGCAAAAGAGACCCCAAATGCTGAAAGTGGGGGAGCTTCTTTGTTTGATATTTTGCGCGCACCTGCTGAAGCATCTCCCAACTCGCTTGAGGGACAACTGCAATTCATTCTTGCTAAATGGGGTAGTTTACTTGGCGATGCATTTGTTGCTCGCATCATTCGTGGCATTGACTTTCTGCGTGAAGAAGTCATCCATCAGCATTTGGCCCATGGCGATTTTAAACCTGATATTCCTTTACAGTCTTTCAGCGGCGGCGAATACGCTGAGTATGAACGCTACAGCCCTGATAAAGAATGGATGCCACGACTGGTTTTGATCGCGAAGAATTCTTATGTCTGGCTTGAACAGCTTTCTCGCAAATATGGAAGTTGGATCAAGACCCTTAACCAAATCCCCGATGAAGAACTTGATCTATTGCGTGACCGTGGCTTCACAGGTCTATGGTTGATTGGTCTTTGGGAACGTTCGCGCGCTTCGCAAAAGATCAAACAACGCATGGGCGATGCGGATGCGGTCGCTTCAGCATATTCGCTTCATTCATACGATATCGCTGATGACCTTGGCGGTTGGTCTGCTTTGGAGAATTTGCGTACACGTGCATGGCAACGCGGTATTCGACTGTCTGCAGATATGGTGCCGAATCACATGGGGATCGACTCGCAATGGGTGGTTGAACATCCCGATTGGTTCCTGTCCCTGCCTTATACACCCTATCCCTCTTATTCTTTCCGTTCTGAGAATCTTTCCGATGATATTCGTGTGGGCATTTATCTCGAAGATCATTACTACGATAAGACTGATGCATCCGTAGTCTTTCAGCGACGCGATCATCACACAGGCGATATCCGTTACGTCTATCACGGCAACGACGGCACATCCTTCCCATGGAACGACACTGCGCAACTTGATTATTCTCAAGCGCAGGTGCGTGAAGCGGTCATTCAAACCATTTTGCATGTGGCACGTAACTTCCCTGTCATCCGCTTTGACGCGGCGATGACGCTGGCGAAGAAACACATCCAGCGCTTGTGGTTCCCCGAGCCCGGTGCGGGCGGAGCGATTCCGTCGCGGTCTGAGCACGGCATGACCAGGTCCGAGTTTGACGCGGCAATTCCCGAAGAGTTCTGGCGCGAGGTTGTGGACCGCGTCGCGAAGGAAGTCCCTGATACATTGCTTCTCGCTGAGGCGTTCTGGCTCCTCGAGGGATATTTTGTCCGCACGTTGGGAATGCATCGCGTGTACAACTCCGCGTTCATGCATATGTTGCGCGATGAAGACAATGCCAAATATCGCATGGCGATCAAGAACACGCTCGAGTTTGATCCCCAAATCCTGAAGCGTTACGTCAACTTTATGAACAACCCCGATGAAAAGACTGCCATCGAGCAATATGGTGATGGCGATAAATATTTTGGTGTGGCAACTGTGCTCGCGACATTGCCCGGCCTGCCCATGTTCGGTCACGGACAAGTTGAAGGCTTCCGTGAAAAATACGGGATGGAATTCCGTAAGCCGAAAATGGACGAGCAACCTAATGATGGATTAATTGCGGGACACGATTGGAAAATCTTCCCGCTTCTTCACCGCCGACATCTGTTCGCTGATGTCGAACAGTTCTTCCTCTACGATCTTTACGCTCCTAACGGCCATGTGGACGAAAACGTTTTTGCCTATTCCAATGTTCACAACGACGAACGCGGACTCGTCCTCTATCACAACCGCTTTGCCGACACCAAAGGCTGGATTAAAACCTCTGCCGCCTATCTCGATAAAGCCACAGGCGATCTCCGCCAGAAATCCCTTGCCGAAGCATTGAGCTTGCCGTTCGAAGGGTACGTCATCTTCAAAGATTACGTCACACGATTGGAGTATATCCGCTCGTGTGAAGAACTCTGGCAAAAGGGACTCTACGTTGAACTGCACGCTTATCGGCACCATGTCTTCATGGATTGGCAGTTTGTGGATGATAGTAATTGGGGATTGGTAAATAATAAGTTGAATGGCTTAGGCGTGGAGTCTATGTCCGCGAAGTGGAATGAGATGTTTGGGGTGAAGGAAGAAGTAGTTCTGGAAGAAGCGAAGGTCAAGAAGCCTAGGAAGAATGCGGTGGGGAATAAGGAAGAAAAAGGAAAGAAAAAAGTAGCTACAAAGGCTAAACCTGTTGCGAAGCCAGCAGTGAAGAAAACGCCAACGAAAAAGAAACCTATGGCGAAGGCTGGTAAGGCTGTAGCAAAAACCACTTTTAAGAAGTCAACGACCGTAAAAGCCAAGGCAAAACCTAAAGTAGTTGCGAAGAAGGATGTAAAGAAGAAAGCAGGAAAATGA
- a CDS encoding GAF domain-containing protein, translating to MILLFILTTVYLPVAITVLRRHEGQEAAAAMLSAYSGVSLFLGVGEALLQGGQWHIQEQLANDLQIYGAVLLAVILLMTTLEFTRREIWTWLIIGVVWGLLVTSIASNIFNLGDVVWTNGVSKLTRDRLAPAIAALGWFVFTVGGLVTIRAAYARSRQPLLRNRLNYWTPVFLLIFINDVLLIAGRHIPGNPLRVAAAVMAAYVIITHNPPDLRVIARRLLTYVITTVVIVAFYVAGYSASQTIFKALPKFSPLVLGAGIALVLSIIFTPLLSVIRRVVDKWFKLEQIQATKTLHAYSQQISNILDMQKLANVAVGLIIEAMDITRGFLFLVDTEHGGDGTKSYNIRAVRNPGERQIKVLALNEESPVVKHFLQDQRPLLQYDLDLLPAYRPVPTMDRDWFQRLEAEVYLPIFSKREWIGMLALGAKINGNRYTEDDLVTLATLANQTAVALENARLVENLIQLNTELRQAYRDLDKANRDLERLDQTKSDFISIASHELRTPLTTMIGYTEMLIEDTSLPEMAHEMLKGISKGTRRLHEIVDSMFDIAQIDARALQLHLTAVDTSLVIKDVAMRMEKTVKERQQSLTVEISSLPRVKADPNLLEKLFQHLLNNAVKFTPDKGMIRITAKSNINNGDTIPNGAIEIIVSDTGVGVDPSARDVIFSKFYQPGELSKHSTSKTRFKGSGAGLGLALSKGIVEAHGGRIWVESDGYDETKFPGSQFHVLLPLAKEETMAGTEVNFQIR from the coding sequence ATGATTTTGCTTTTTATATTGACGACGGTCTATCTGCCCGTGGCAATTACCGTGCTTCGAAGGCACGAAGGGCAGGAAGCGGCCGCCGCTATGTTAAGCGCGTATTCGGGGGTTTCTCTGTTTTTAGGCGTTGGCGAAGCGTTGTTACAGGGCGGACAATGGCACATCCAGGAGCAACTTGCGAACGATCTCCAAATCTATGGCGCAGTATTGCTGGCTGTGATCTTATTGATGACGACACTGGAATTCACCCGTCGCGAAATATGGACGTGGTTAATCATCGGTGTGGTGTGGGGATTGCTCGTCACATCCATAGCATCGAATATTTTCAATCTTGGCGATGTGGTTTGGACCAATGGAGTATCAAAGCTAACACGCGATCGCCTTGCGCCAGCTATTGCGGCCCTAGGTTGGTTTGTGTTCACCGTTGGCGGATTGGTAACGATCCGTGCGGCGTATGCACGATCTCGTCAGCCACTCTTACGTAATCGCCTCAATTATTGGACTCCCGTCTTTCTTCTTATATTCATCAACGATGTTCTTTTGATCGCAGGTCGGCACATTCCGGGCAATCCGCTCCGTGTGGCGGCTGCGGTCATGGCCGCATACGTCATCATCACGCATAATCCGCCCGATCTGCGTGTGATCGCCCGTCGCTTATTGACCTATGTCATTACCACAGTCGTGATCGTGGCATTTTATGTTGCAGGGTATTCAGCATCACAAACCATATTCAAGGCGTTGCCCAAGTTCAGTCCTTTGGTATTGGGCGCCGGTATCGCGCTTGTTCTTTCGATCATATTTACTCCCCTGCTCTCTGTTATCCGCCGTGTGGTGGATAAGTGGTTCAAGCTTGAACAGATCCAGGCTACAAAAACACTGCACGCATACAGCCAACAGATCAGTAACATTCTCGATATGCAAAAGCTCGCCAACGTGGCGGTGGGCCTCATCATCGAGGCCATGGATATCACGCGCGGGTTCCTTTTCCTTGTAGATACTGAACATGGCGGCGATGGCACCAAATCCTATAACATTCGCGCGGTGCGTAATCCCGGAGAACGACAGATCAAAGTGTTGGCGCTGAACGAAGAAAGCCCGGTCGTCAAACACTTTCTGCAGGATCAACGCCCGCTTCTTCAATATGACCTTGACCTGCTCCCGGCATATCGGCCTGTTCCCACCATGGACCGTGACTGGTTCCAACGCCTTGAAGCCGAAGTGTACCTGCCCATCTTCTCCAAACGTGAGTGGATCGGTATGTTGGCCCTCGGTGCCAAGATCAATGGCAACCGTTACACCGAAGATGACCTTGTCACACTCGCCACACTCGCCAACCAAACCGCTGTTGCGCTCGAAAATGCGCGTCTCGTTGAAAACCTCATTCAATTGAACACAGAACTGCGTCAAGCCTATCGTGACCTCGATAAAGCCAATCGCGATCTCGAACGCCTCGACCAGACCAAATCTGACTTTATCAGCATCGCATCACATGAACTTCGTACGCCGCTCACCACCATGATCGGCTACACCGAAATGCTGATCGAAGACACGTCCCTGCCCGAGATGGCCCATGAAATGTTGAAGGGTATCTCCAAAGGAACAAGACGCCTGCACGAGATCGTCGACTCGATGTTCGACATCGCTCAAATTGACGCACGCGCACTGCAACTTCACTTGACCGCGGTCGATACAAGCCTTGTTATCAAAGATGTAGCCATGAGAATGGAAAAGACCGTCAAGGAACGCCAGCAATCGTTGACCGTCGAAATTTCATCTCTGCCCAGAGTAAAAGCAGACCCGAATCTTTTGGAAAAGTTATTCCAACATTTATTGAACAACGCCGTCAAGTTCACGCCCGATAAAGGGATGATCCGTATCACGGCCAAATCAAACATAAATAACGGCGACACAATTCCCAACGGCGCCATCGAGATCATCGTCAGCGATACCGGCGTGGGCGTTGACCCATCGGCACGCGATGTCATCTTCAGCAAGTTCTATCAGCCGGGTGAACTCTCCAAACACTCCACCAGCAAAACACGCTTCAAAGGGAGTGGCGCAGGTCTCGGTTTGGCACTCTCAAAAGGTATCGTTGAAGCGCACGGCGGGCGCATCTGGGTGGAAAGCGATGGCTACGACGAAACGAAATTTCCCGGTAGCCAGTTCCATGTCCTTCTACCGCTCGCAAAAGAAGAAACCATGGCGGGGACGGAAGTCAATTTTCAGATCAGATAA
- a CDS encoding aminopeptidase yields the protein MLTNEQYQELLHKYAEAIVKVGLNLRKGQRLIITNATSRGVPPAGRDLVHEVTKSAYGAGAKYVEVIWGDEEMNRIRLQSASADTLGEYPIFHVNAITDIIKNGDALLSIYANDPDIYSGLDSERVAAMQKSHLQHYSPVVAEVSRNAINWCVVASAAPAWAMKIFPDLDPAEANDKLWRAIFETTRATQPDPVAAWVEHIQNLVKRGKYMQGKKYSALHYKAPGTDFTLGLPQGHRWVAARMPAENGVDFTANMPTEEIFTLPDRYRAEGTVAATFPLSYGGSLIEDFSVTFEKGRIVKVNAKKNEAILQKLIDTDEGSTHLGEVALVPASSPIATRGHLFYNTLFDENASCHLAIGRAYRFTLTGGEELNDEEFIAAGGNVSLNHVDFMIGSPQMDIDGIKEDGSREPVMRQGEWAFDV from the coding sequence ATGTTAACAAACGAGCAATACCAGGAACTGCTCCATAAATACGCTGAAGCCATCGTCAAAGTCGGCTTGAACTTGCGCAAAGGACAGCGCCTCATTATCACCAACGCCACTTCACGTGGCGTACCACCTGCAGGGCGGGATCTTGTTCATGAGGTAACCAAATCCGCCTACGGGGCAGGCGCAAAGTATGTGGAAGTGATCTGGGGCGACGAAGAAATGAACCGAATTCGCCTACAGAGCGCTTCAGCAGACACACTCGGTGAATATCCGATATTCCATGTAAATGCGATTACGGATATTATCAAAAATGGGGATGCTCTCCTATCCATTTATGCCAATGACCCAGATATTTATTCAGGTTTGGATTCCGAACGCGTTGCCGCCATGCAGAAAAGCCATTTGCAACACTACTCCCCTGTTGTTGCAGAGGTCAGTCGCAATGCCATCAACTGGTGTGTAGTCGCATCTGCCGCGCCAGCATGGGCCATGAAAATATTCCCTGATCTTGATCCCGCAGAAGCAAATGACAAGTTATGGCGAGCCATCTTTGAGACAACGCGCGCCACCCAACCCGATCCTGTTGCCGCATGGGTGGAACATATCCAGAACCTCGTCAAGCGCGGGAAGTACATGCAAGGCAAAAAATATTCAGCACTACACTACAAGGCCCCCGGTACAGACTTCACCCTCGGCCTACCGCAAGGACATCGCTGGGTTGCGGCGCGTATGCCCGCCGAAAACGGCGTGGACTTCACAGCCAATATGCCCACCGAAGAAATATTCACATTGCCTGATCGCTATCGTGCCGAAGGCACCGTGGCCGCAACCTTCCCGCTCAGCTATGGTGGTAGCCTCATCGAAGATTTCAGCGTCACCTTTGAAAAAGGACGCATCGTAAAAGTCAACGCCAAAAAGAACGAAGCCATTCTGCAGAAGCTTATAGATACCGACGAAGGTTCCACACATCTTGGCGAGGTGGCACTTGTCCCTGCATCTTCCCCCATCGCCACACGCGGACATCTCTTCTACAACACGCTTTTTGACGAGAATGCATCCTGTCATCTCGCCATCGGACGCGCTTACCGATTCACACTTACGGGTGGAGAGGAATTGAACGACGAAGAGTTTATCGCCGCTGGAGGCAACGTCAGCCTTAACCACGTCGATTTCATGATCGGCTCTCCACAAATGGATATCGACGGCATCAAAGAAGATGGCTCCCGTGAACCTGTAATGCGCCAGGGCGAATGGGCGTTCGACGTATAA
- a CDS encoding aminopeptidase — protein MNQQEFDVMLAKYADVIVRVGLSLRSDQRLLIRGILEDAALIRKVAESAYKSGVRYVDILWMDELSDRIRMEHADEETLTEVPEWILQRFEEYYKRGDAELAISSTNPDLYEGIDPERVAKNRKAVMEKVVGQIRKYENVSNWCVVATATPSWAQKVFPGIPVEKAQEKLWDAIFKVCRIDLPDPVAAWQEHTKKLNRYKDYLNNKRYTALQYKSPDTDLTIGLTEKQYWQGAQETFKNGVTCTPNIPTEEVFTAPHKNKVNGHVRATRPLNLYGSLIEDFSVTFENGSVTKITAKKGENNLRKLIETDENASRLGEVALVANSSPINQSGILFYNTLFDENASCHIALGNAYRSSMIGGPDMTDEEFAAAGGNKSLVHTDFMIGSAEMDIDGVKEDGSREPVMRQGEWAFEV, from the coding sequence ATGAATCAACAAGAGTTTGATGTAATGCTTGCTAAATATGCAGATGTGATTGTAAGGGTGGGGCTAAGTCTGCGAAGTGACCAAAGACTTCTTATAAGAGGAATTCTCGAAGACGCCGCTCTCATTCGCAAAGTGGCAGAAAGTGCCTATAAATCAGGCGTGAGATATGTAGATATTTTGTGGATGGATGAACTATCTGATCGTATTCGCATGGAACATGCGGACGAGGAAACATTGACAGAGGTCCCTGAATGGATTCTTCAACGCTTTGAAGAATACTACAAACGAGGCGATGCAGAACTCGCCATCAGTTCAACCAACCCAGACTTGTATGAAGGGATCGACCCAGAGCGTGTTGCAAAGAATCGAAAAGCTGTTATGGAAAAGGTCGTTGGTCAGATAAGAAAATATGAAAACGTGTCCAACTGGTGTGTGGTCGCAACCGCCACTCCATCATGGGCTCAAAAGGTGTTCCCAGGAATACCTGTCGAAAAAGCGCAGGAAAAGCTTTGGGATGCAATTTTCAAAGTCTGCCGAATCGACCTGCCCGACCCCGTAGCCGCCTGGCAGGAACACACGAAAAAACTTAACCGCTACAAGGATTACTTGAATAACAAAAGATATACCGCCCTACAATATAAATCTCCAGACACTGATCTCACCATTGGCCTGACCGAAAAACAATATTGGCAGGGTGCTCAAGAGACATTTAAGAACGGTGTCACCTGCACGCCCAACATCCCAACGGAAGAAGTCTTTACTGCACCCCACAAAAACAAAGTGAATGGGCATGTCCGCGCTACACGCCCATTGAATCTCTATGGAAGTTTGATCGAAGATTTCTCGGTCACATTTGAAAATGGAAGTGTTACAAAGATAACCGCTAAAAAGGGAGAAAACAATCTGCGCAAGTTGATCGAAACAGACGAAAACGCCTCTCGTCTCGGGGAGGTTGCCCTCGTTGCAAACAGTTCCCCCATCAACCAAAGCGGGATACTCTTCTACAACACGCTTTTCGACGAGAATGCATCCTGTCATATCGCTCTTGGTAATGCATATCGCAGCTCCATGATAGGTGGCCCCGACATGACCGATGAAGAGTTTGCAGCCGCAGGCGGCAATAAGAGCCTTGTCCACACGGACTTCATGATCGGGTCTGCTGAAATGGATATTGATGGTGTCAAAGAAGATGGTTCCCGTGAACCTGTTATGCGCCAAGGCGAATGGGCGTTTGAAGTTTAG
- a CDS encoding pyridoxamine 5'-phosphate oxidase family protein, which produces MPRDYISQPPTAYQRRPHLTRDDGWIRAFLNIAQVGHIATSIDGQPFINPTTFWYDEANHQIIFHSNIAGRIRSNIESNPKVSLEASELGRLLPSNVAIEFSLQYRSVMVFGTAKLITDAEEARRLLYGLIGKYFPAMTVGKEYREITDKELRATSIYAIQIESWSGKENWAERADQSDEWPPLDEKRFEE; this is translated from the coding sequence ATGCCTCGTGATTACATCTCCCAACCACCGACAGCTTATCAACGCCGCCCGCATCTCACCCGTGACGATGGCTGGATTCGGGCATTCTTGAACATTGCCCAAGTCGGACACATTGCTACTTCCATCGACGGTCAGCCATTCATCAATCCCACCACATTTTGGTACGATGAGGCAAATCACCAGATCATTTTTCACTCCAATATCGCAGGCAGGATCAGGTCAAATATTGAGAGCAACCCAAAGGTAAGTCTTGAGGCGAGCGAATTGGGCAGACTCCTTCCATCGAATGTTGCGATCGAGTTTTCACTTCAATATCGTAGTGTCATGGTCTTTGGCACAGCAAAACTTATCACTGACGCAGAAGAAGCACGTCGCTTGCTGTATGGCTTGATCGGGAAATATTTTCCAGCAATGACGGTAGGCAAAGAGTATCGCGAGATCACTGATAAGGAACTGCGCGCCACATCCATATATGCGATCCAGATCGAATCGTGGAGCGGAAAAGAGAACTGGGCCGAACGTGCCGATCAAAGCGATGAATGGCCTCCACTCGACGAAAAGCGGTTCGAAGAATAA
- a CDS encoding DUF4342 domain-containing protein, with the protein MSQEKFRTEEFSVNGEELIAKIKNLVNEGNIRRISIKNKEGKVVFEIPLTFGVVGALIAPQLAAIGAIAALLTEATVVVEKVES; encoded by the coding sequence ATGTCTCAAGAAAAATTTCGTACTGAAGAATTTAGTGTGAACGGCGAGGAATTGATCGCCAAGATCAAGAACCTTGTCAACGAGGGCAACATACGCCGCATCAGTATCAAGAACAAGGAAGGCAAGGTGGTGTTTGAGATTCCGCTGACCTTTGGCGTGGTTGGAGCGTTGATCGCTCCACAGCTCGCGGCCATTGGCGCCATCGCCGCATTGTTGACCGAAGCAACTGTTGTTGTAGAAAAGGTCGAAAGTTAA
- a CDS encoding isoprenylcysteine carboxylmethyltransferase family protein yields MTIFAWIYFGAIVVEMVIRAPISRKQRKEPKTNRQVTTQEIISLGLLFVAMLFIPIIYVSTHWLDFANYTLPVWANWLGVIIIILALFVFWRSHADLGLNWSPSLEIREKHELITRGVYSIIRHPMYASQWLWVIAQPLLLPNWIAGFLNIVVFIFFYTMRVKAEEKLMLEQFGDQYRSYMQTVGAVFPKFKV; encoded by the coding sequence ATGACCATCTTTGCCTGGATCTATTTCGGCGCTATCGTCGTTGAAATGGTTATTCGTGCACCGATCAGCCGTAAGCAAAGAAAAGAACCGAAGACGAATCGTCAGGTAACAACTCAAGAGATCATTTCCCTTGGTCTGTTATTTGTGGCGATGTTGTTTATCCCGATCATTTACGTTTCCACCCATTGGCTGGATTTTGCAAACTACACCCTTCCAGTTTGGGCCAATTGGCTTGGCGTGATCATCATCATATTAGCGCTCTTTGTATTTTGGCGCTCCCATGCAGACCTGGGACTTAACTGGTCCCCTTCTCTTGAGATCCGCGAAAAGCACGAGTTGATCACACGCGGCGTTTACAGCATTATCCGCCATCCGATGTATGCTTCGCAGTGGCTTTGGGTCATTGCTCAACCACTGCTTTTGCCAAACTGGATCGCAGGGTTTCTGAACATCGTTGTTTTTATCTTTTTCTACACGATGCGCGTCAAAGCAGAGGAAAAATTGATGCTGGAACAATTCGGCGACCAGTACCGTTCCTACATGCAGACGGTTGGCGCGGTGTTTCCCAAATTCAAGGTTTGA
- a CDS encoding YjbQ family protein: MKSYRKELWFNVPSRRGFINITADVELALRESGIKEGLLLVNAMHITASVFINDDEGGLHQDYEKWLEKLAPHEPVIQYRHNDTGEDNADAHMKRQIMGREVVVAVTEGQLDFGPWEQIFYGEFDGRRRKRVLVKIIGE, from the coding sequence ATGAAATCGTATCGTAAAGAACTCTGGTTCAATGTCCCCTCCCGCCGAGGCTTTATCAACATCACAGCTGATGTGGAGCTTGCTTTGCGGGAAAGCGGTATCAAAGAAGGCTTACTTCTTGTAAACGCCATGCATATAACGGCTTCTGTTTTCATTAACGACGATGAAGGCGGACTTCACCAGGATTACGAAAAATGGCTGGAAAAGCTTGCTCCGCATGAGCCAGTCATTCAATATCGCCACAACGACACCGGTGAAGACAATGCTGATGCGCACATGAAACGGCAAATTATGGGACGTGAGGTGGTGGTGGCGGTCACAGAAGGTCAACTCGATTTTGGTCCGTGGGAACAGATCTTCTATGGCGAATTCGACGGACGACGTAGGAAACGCGTGTTGGTCAAGATCATTGGAGAATAA